The proteins below come from a single Bremerella sp. JC817 genomic window:
- a CDS encoding histidine phosphatase family protein, giving the protein MSNEISADTCWMFLVRHGATEFNLNCPSILQGNGVDGPLADIGRRQAAATGEFLSGYPFDAVYSSPMKRAQETAGIIAPDHSIVTVPEIIEADVGRWLNRDWHDIEKTEPEEYRKHLDDPSIYPYPGGESATDVANRAVPKLTQLLHDNLGKRILVVAHYIVIRVMIASLYKTPLKYMRMIHLDNCGVTLIKLQDGEPQLLSANSAFHLQDVR; this is encoded by the coding sequence ATGAGCAACGAAATCTCTGCTGATACCTGTTGGATGTTCCTGGTTCGTCATGGGGCGACCGAGTTCAATTTGAATTGCCCGAGCATCCTGCAAGGAAATGGCGTCGATGGACCTTTAGCCGACATCGGTCGCCGTCAGGCGGCTGCGACCGGCGAGTTCCTCAGCGGGTATCCGTTCGATGCGGTCTATTCGAGTCCGATGAAGCGAGCCCAGGAAACGGCCGGCATCATCGCACCAGATCATTCGATTGTCACCGTGCCAGAGATCATCGAAGCGGATGTCGGTCGTTGGTTGAATCGTGACTGGCACGACATCGAGAAGACCGAGCCGGAAGAGTACCGCAAGCATCTGGACGATCCTTCAATCTATCCTTATCCAGGGGGCGAATCGGCCACCGACGTCGCCAACCGAGCGGTCCCCAAGCTAACGCAGTTGCTACACGACAACCTCGGCAAGCGTATCCTGGTGGTGGCTCACTACATCGTGATTCGCGTGATGATCGCTTCGCTGTACAAGACGCCGCTGAAGTACATGCGCATGATTCATCTCGATAACTGCGGCGTCACGCTCATCAAGCTGCAAGATGGCGAACCGCAGCTGTTATCGGCGAACTCGGCCTTCCACTTGCAAGACGTGCGTTAG
- a CDS encoding ABC transporter substrate-binding protein: MSRYAIALMVGCLLMLATGCGSESADSPSAGGKKTVGLRKVQLALNWFPEAEHGGFYAAKLNGFYEEEGLDVEIIPGGPGSPVIQQVARGAVSFGVATADQVPLGRAQGANVVATFAAIDQSPRCFLVHEESGIKTLEELKNVTLAMSSGRAFSEYLKKHVPLTKVRIVPYDGSIAAFLRDKNFAQQAYEFSEPFLAKEEGANVRVLPIRAIGYNPYASLLITSDKLAKEDAELVAAMTRATLKGWQTYLNEPRKTNEHLQSLNPELTAGVLDFGAKAIRKLTIVDQPTFGQMTAERWKTLVDQLVEIELIPKDSVSADACFQETP, translated from the coding sequence GTGTCACGTTACGCGATTGCCCTGATGGTTGGTTGTCTGCTGATGCTGGCGACAGGCTGTGGAAGCGAGTCTGCCGATTCGCCAAGTGCCGGCGGCAAAAAAACAGTGGGGCTGCGCAAAGTTCAGTTGGCTTTGAACTGGTTTCCGGAGGCCGAGCATGGTGGGTTTTATGCTGCCAAGCTGAATGGCTTCTACGAAGAAGAAGGCCTCGATGTTGAGATCATCCCCGGCGGTCCTGGCTCACCGGTGATTCAGCAAGTGGCACGCGGGGCGGTCTCGTTTGGTGTCGCCACCGCTGACCAGGTCCCGCTTGGGCGAGCCCAGGGAGCCAATGTCGTGGCGACCTTCGCCGCGATCGATCAGAGTCCTCGCTGCTTTCTGGTACACGAAGAGTCCGGTATCAAGACGCTGGAAGAGTTGAAAAATGTCACCCTGGCGATGAGCAGTGGTCGGGCCTTTTCCGAGTATCTGAAAAAACATGTGCCGCTGACTAAAGTGCGGATCGTTCCTTACGACGGCAGCATCGCGGCATTTCTGCGCGACAAGAACTTCGCTCAGCAGGCGTACGAATTCAGCGAACCGTTTCTGGCAAAAGAAGAAGGGGCAAACGTGCGTGTGTTGCCGATCCGGGCCATCGGCTACAACCCTTACGCCAGTTTGTTGATCACGTCGGATAAGTTAGCCAAGGAAGATGCGGAGCTGGTTGCCGCGATGACGCGGGCCACACTCAAGGGCTGGCAAACTTATCTGAACGAACCTCGCAAAACGAACGAACATTTGCAATCGCTCAACCCTGAGTTAACCGCCGGCGTGCTAGACTTTGGAGCCAAAGCGATTCGAAAGTTGACCATCGTCGATCAGCCCACCTTCGGACAAATGACCGCCGAGCGATGGAAGACTTTGGTCGATCAACTGGTCGAAATCGAACTGATTCCGAAAGACTCTGTTTCCGCGGATGCCTGTTTTCAAGAGACACCATGA